One window of the Bacteroidota bacterium genome contains the following:
- the rfbB gene encoding dTDP-glucose 4,6-dehydratase produces MNKKILITGGAGFIGSHVVRLFVNKYPNYQIVNLDKLTYAGNLNNLKDVETKSNYTFVKGDITDATFINELFTLHNFDGVIHLAAESHVDRSISNPLEFVMTNVIGTVNLLNAAKQNWKDNYAAHRFYHVSTDEVYGTLGETGMFTETTAYDPHSPYSASKASSDHFVRAYHDTYGLDAVISNCSNNYGSHHFPEKLIPLSIHNIKNNKSIPIYGKGENIRDWLWVEDHARAIDVIYHTAKTGTTYNIGGHNEWTNIDLIHLLCKIMDKKLNRVEGESAKLITFVKDRAGHDLRYAIDSTKLQKELGWVPSLQFEEGLEKTVDWYLSNEEWLNNVTSGDYKKYYEQQYTKR; encoded by the coding sequence ATGAATAAAAAAATTTTAATTACAGGTGGTGCCGGATTTATTGGTTCACACGTTGTACGTCTGTTCGTAAACAAATACCCCAACTATCAAATTGTTAACCTGGATAAACTTACCTATGCAGGGAATCTTAACAATTTGAAAGATGTTGAAACGAAATCAAATTACACTTTTGTAAAGGGTGATATCACGGATGCTACTTTTATTAATGAACTTTTCACACTTCATAATTTTGATGGAGTAATCCATTTGGCAGCTGAAAGTCATGTAGACAGAAGCATTTCCAATCCGTTAGAGTTTGTTATGACCAATGTCATCGGCACTGTTAACCTTTTAAATGCAGCGAAGCAAAACTGGAAAGATAACTATGCTGCTCACCGTTTTTATCATGTTTCAACAGACGAAGTATACGGAACGTTAGGAGAAACAGGGATGTTTACAGAAACAACCGCTTACGACCCACACAGCCCCTACTCCGCTTCAAAAGCCAGCTCCGACCATTTTGTAAGAGCCTATCACGATACCTATGGATTAGATGCAGTGATCTCCAATTGCTCAAACAATTATGGCAGTCACCACTTTCCAGAAAAATTAATTCCATTATCCATTCACAACATCAAAAACAATAAGTCCATTCCAATTTATGGGAAAGGTGAAAACATCCGCGATTGGCTTTGGGTAGAAGATCATGCCAGAGCAATTGATGTAATTTACCATACTGCTAAAACCGGAACTACTTATAATATAGGTGGACATAATGAATGGACAAACATTGACCTCATTCATTTGTTATGCAAAATCATGGATAAAAAACTAAATCGTGTTGAAGGAGAATCAGCAAAGCTCATCACCTTTGTAAAAGACAGAGCTGGACATGATTTACGCTATGCGATTGATTCCACTAAACTTCAAAAAGAATTAGGCTGGGTTCCATCCCTGCAATTTGAAGAAGGATTAGAAAAAACAGTTGATTGGTACCTTTCAAATGAAGAATGGTTAAACAATGTAACATCGGGAGATTATAAAAAGTATTATGAACAACAATATACTAAACGCTAG
- a CDS encoding Gfo/Idh/MocA family oxidoreductase, whose amino-acid sequence MSKIKFAIIGQGHIGKRHAEMVRRNPEAELIAVCDTLPIDKLGLTDLKEKFYSTPEELLAAHPEVEVVNICTPNGLHAKHSMLALEAGKHVVCEKPMALSKADCETIIFKGLQVNKTVFCVMQNRFSPPSVWLKKIVDEKIIGDVYMVQLNCYWNRDERYYKKGGWKGTQELDGGTLFTQFSHWIDLLYWMFGDMKDIQAKFNDFNHANLTEFEDSGFVNFNFVNGGMGSINYSTAVWNTNLESSITIIGSNGSVKVGGQYMDQIELCNIKDYTMPNLDPTNEANDYGAYKGSANNHPQVISNVIDTLKGRTTLTTNAMEGLKVVDIIERIYSLRNTDRKS is encoded by the coding sequence ATGAGTAAAATTAAGTTTGCAATAATCGGACAAGGGCATATTGGTAAGCGACATGCGGAGATGGTTCGCAGAAACCCTGAAGCAGAGCTAATCGCTGTATGCGATACACTTCCCATTGATAAATTAGGCTTGACCGATTTAAAAGAAAAATTTTATTCTACCCCAGAAGAATTATTAGCAGCTCATCCGGAAGTAGAAGTTGTAAACATTTGCACACCCAATGGTTTACATGCAAAACATTCAATGCTTGCTTTGGAAGCCGGAAAACATGTTGTTTGTGAAAAGCCTATGGCTTTAAGCAAAGCGGACTGTGAAACGATTATTTTCAAAGGTTTACAAGTAAACAAAACCGTTTTTTGTGTGATGCAAAATCGCTTTTCTCCACCATCTGTTTGGCTTAAAAAAATTGTTGACGAAAAAATAATCGGAGACGTTTACATGGTTCAATTGAACTGCTATTGGAATCGGGATGAACGCTATTACAAAAAAGGAGGATGGAAAGGGACACAAGAGTTAGATGGTGGAACCTTGTTTACTCAATTTTCGCATTGGATTGACTTATTATACTGGATGTTTGGTGACATGAAAGACATACAAGCAAAATTCAATGATTTTAATCACGCCAACTTAACTGAATTTGAAGATAGCGGTTTTGTAAATTTCAATTTTGTAAATGGCGGTATGGGAAGTATCAACTATTCAACTGCTGTTTGGAATACAAATTTAGAAAGCAGCATCACTATCATTGGAAGCAATGGAAGTGTAAAGGTAGGTGGACAATATATGGATCAAATTGAATTGTGCAACATTAAAGACTACACGATGCCAAACCTTGATCCAACAAACGAAGCGAATGATTACGGTGCTTATAAAGGATCTGCAAACAATCACCCTCAAGTTATATCCAATGTAATCGATACATTAAAAGGCAGAACAACATTAACAACAAATGCAATGGAAGGATTAAAAGTAGTGGATATTATCGAACGCATTTATTCATTAAGAAATACAGATAGAAAAAGTTAA
- a CDS encoding glutaminyl-peptide cyclotransferase — MKNVFYLFVFVLFIQACSSDPKPIETETIPQKTEELVGSINYDVIGKLPHDLSAYTEGLLFHNNQLFESTGAPENLPQIKTVVGILDTVKGKIDAKIDLGRTYFGEGIVILNDKIYQLTYKDQIGFVYDAKTYKQLSRFTYKNKEGWGMTTDGTSIIMSDGTNILTYIDPNTLQPTKTINVTNAGYAEDNINELEYVDGYIYANIWMKNYIVKIDVKTGKVVGVMDCAQLTDEARRLNPEADVLNGIAYDATTKRMFITGKMFPNVYVLKLR; from the coding sequence ATGAAAAACGTATTCTATCTATTTGTCTTTGTTCTATTTATACAAGCGTGTTCTTCTGATCCTAAACCGATTGAAACAGAAACGATTCCTCAAAAAACAGAAGAACTGGTTGGCAGCATCAATTATGATGTTATTGGCAAGCTACCGCACGACCTGAGTGCCTACACGGAAGGTCTGTTGTTTCACAACAACCAATTGTTTGAAAGTACCGGTGCTCCCGAAAATCTGCCTCAGATAAAAACAGTAGTCGGTATTTTAGATACCGTAAAAGGAAAAATTGATGCTAAAATTGATTTGGGCAGAACCTATTTTGGGGAAGGAATTGTCATTTTAAATGATAAAATCTATCAATTGACATATAAAGATCAAATTGGCTTTGTATACGATGCAAAAACCTATAAACAACTCAGCAGATTTACTTATAAGAACAAAGAAGGCTGGGGAATGACGACAGACGGAACTTCAATAATCATGAGCGATGGCACGAACATTTTAACATATATCGACCCCAATACCTTACAACCCACAAAAACAATTAATGTCACCAATGCAGGATATGCCGAAGACAATATCAATGAATTAGAGTATGTTGATGGTTATATTTATGCAAATATTTGGATGAAAAATTATATCGTAAAAATCGATGTAAAAACCGGAAAAGTGGTTGGAGTGATGGATTGTGCTCAACTAACAGACGAAGCACGTAGATTAAATCCGGAAGCAGATGTATTAAACGGAATTGCGTACGATGCAACCACCAAAAGAATGTTCATCACCGGCAAAATGTTCCCGAATGTATACGTTTTGAAATTGAGATAA
- a CDS encoding Ppx/GppA family phosphatase gives MKIAVIDLGTNTFNLLIVNVNADHSYSTIFQTKISVKLAEGGINKGYIADVPFQRGQDAFKTHFETTQQYKADKIYAFATSAIRGASNGDAFVQKIKQETGIDIQVISGDREAELIYYGVRSAVKMTNEAVLIIDIGGGSTEFIIANKEQVFWKQSFLLGAARLLELFPPSDPITDKEIAVFVDHLTKELQPLYEAIKKYPVKELLGSSGSFDSLAEMIAHRFYTPGVLANKTEFTFNLEECELIYNDILKSTNAQRLQMKGLVAMRVDMIVVSSIIVNFVIRSFEIEKMRLSTYSLKEGVIHEVLNGKL, from the coding sequence ATGAAGATTGCTGTCATTGATTTAGGAACCAACACCTTTAATTTACTCATTGTAAATGTTAATGCCGATCATTCCTATTCAACCATCTTTCAAACAAAAATATCCGTAAAACTTGCCGAAGGAGGAATCAATAAAGGATACATTGCGGATGTTCCCTTTCAACGCGGACAGGATGCTTTTAAAACACATTTCGAAACAACTCAACAGTACAAAGCGGATAAAATTTATGCTTTTGCAACTTCTGCAATTAGAGGCGCCTCAAATGGTGATGCATTTGTACAAAAAATAAAACAAGAAACTGGAATCGATATTCAAGTGATTTCCGGAGATCGCGAAGCAGAACTTATTTATTACGGGGTGCGCTCTGCAGTCAAAATGACGAATGAAGCGGTTTTGATTATTGATATTGGAGGTGGAAGCACTGAATTTATTATTGCGAATAAGGAACAAGTTTTTTGGAAGCAAAGCTTCTTATTAGGAGCTGCTCGTTTGTTGGAATTGTTTCCCCCATCCGATCCAATTACCGATAAAGAGATTGCTGTTTTTGTTGATCATTTAACGAAAGAGCTGCAGCCTTTGTATGAGGCGATAAAAAAGTATCCTGTAAAAGAGCTCTTAGGGTCATCCGGTTCCTTTGATTCATTGGCTGAAATGATTGCGCATCGTTTTTATACACCGGGCGTATTGGCAAATAAAACAGAATTTACCTTTAATTTGGAGGAATGTGAATTGATTTACAATGATATTTTAAAGTCGACCAATGCACAGCGTTTACAAATGAAAGGTTTGGTTGCAATGCGGGTGGATATGATTGTAGTTTCGAGTATCATTGTTAATTTTGTAATCCGGTCTTTTGAAATAGAAAAAATGCGATTGTCCACATATTCGCTTAAAGAAGGTGTGATTCATGAAGTGTTGAATGGAAAATTATAA
- a CDS encoding SDR family oxidoreductase, which produces MYTAPFHTIDLSNKAFLVTGGAGFIGSNLVEYLLKYNAMKVVVLDNLATGFEENIKPYLSLPNFQFINGDICNLEDCHKACIGIDYVFHEAALGSVPRSIKNPIATHNVNATGFINILIAARDAKVKRVVYASSSSVYGDSKILPKVENQIGKQLSPYAVSKMTNELYGEIFAKTYNMEIIGLRYFNIFGPRQNPQGEYAAAIPLFINALLNNTPPAINGDGEQTRDFTFVSNAVQANIKAMLEQNVKTDGTVFNIAVGERVSLNQLIDILKKLIGTTIQQTYRADRPGDVRDSLADITKAQNALHYQPKVKIEEGLKYTLAWFKAKQAD; this is translated from the coding sequence ATGTACACTGCTCCCTTCCACACAATAGATTTATCAAACAAAGCCTTTTTAGTTACCGGGGGTGCCGGATTTATTGGCTCAAATCTCGTTGAATATCTCTTAAAATACAATGCCATGAAAGTTGTTGTATTAGATAATTTAGCTACCGGCTTTGAAGAAAACATAAAACCCTACCTATCACTACCTAATTTCCAATTTATTAATGGAGATATTTGTAATCTGGAGGATTGTCACAAAGCATGCATCGGTATTGATTATGTTTTTCATGAAGCAGCATTGGGTTCCGTGCCTCGCTCCATAAAAAATCCAATTGCAACACACAATGTAAATGCGACAGGCTTTATTAACATTTTAATTGCTGCTCGCGATGCAAAAGTAAAACGAGTGGTTTATGCCAGCTCTTCGTCTGTTTATGGCGACAGCAAAATTCTTCCAAAAGTGGAGAATCAAATTGGAAAACAATTGTCTCCGTATGCTGTTTCAAAAATGACCAATGAATTGTATGGTGAAATTTTCGCAAAAACCTACAACATGGAAATTATTGGTTTGCGGTACTTTAACATTTTTGGGCCACGACAAAATCCACAGGGCGAATATGCTGCGGCCATTCCTTTATTTATTAATGCATTACTGAATAACACTCCTCCTGCAATAAACGGAGATGGAGAACAAACCCGAGATTTTACTTTTGTTTCCAATGCTGTTCAAGCAAACATCAAAGCAATGCTGGAACAAAATGTAAAAACTGATGGTACCGTATTTAACATTGCTGTTGGCGAACGCGTATCATTGAATCAATTAATTGACATTTTGAAGAAATTAATTGGCACTACCATTCAACAAACCTATAGAGCTGATCGTCCTGGTGATGTTAGAGATTCTTTAGCGGATATTACCAAAGCACAAAATGCATTGCACTATCAACCAAAAGTAAAAATTGAAGAAGGATTAAAATACACACTCGCTTGGTTTAAAGCAAAGCAGGCTGATTAA
- a CDS encoding sigma-54-dependent Fis family transcriptional regulator, whose translation MAKILIIDDEKSIRKTLREILEYEKYQVDEAPDGAEGIAMVQKEKYDIVLCDIKMPKMDGIEVLDKIMQLSADIPVVMISGHGNIETAVEAVKKGAFDFIAKPLDLNRLLVTIRNAMDKSTLVTETKVLKKKVSKTFDMVGESKAIQQIQEMIERVAPTDARVLVTGGNGSGKELVARWLHEKSNRANAPLIEVNCAAIPSELIESELFGHEKGAFTSAISQRKGKFEQAEGGTLFMDEIGDMSLSAQAKVLRALQENKITRVGGEKEIKVNVRVVAATNKDLQKEIAAGNFREDLYHRLSVILIHVPSLNERKEDIPLLAEHFLKMICEDHGMPSKSFTKDAIKELQKINWTGNIREFRNVVERLIILCDKTITDKDVIAYARPLKG comes from the coding sequence ATGGCAAAAATATTAATCATTGACGATGAAAAAAGTATCCGCAAAACTTTGCGTGAAATTTTAGAGTATGAAAAATATCAGGTAGATGAAGCACCTGACGGAGCAGAGGGAATTGCAATGGTACAAAAGGAGAAGTATGACATTGTTCTTTGTGATATTAAAATGCCGAAGATGGATGGGATTGAAGTGTTGGATAAAATCATGCAGTTGTCGGCTGATATTCCGGTAGTGATGATTTCAGGACATGGAAACATCGAAACTGCTGTGGAAGCAGTTAAAAAGGGTGCATTTGATTTCATTGCAAAACCTTTGGATTTGAATCGTTTGTTAGTAACGATTCGCAACGCCATGGATAAATCAACATTGGTAACGGAGACGAAAGTGTTGAAGAAAAAAGTGAGTAAAACATTTGATATGGTGGGTGAGTCGAAAGCCATTCAACAGATTCAGGAAATGATTGAACGTGTTGCACCAACCGATGCACGTGTTTTAGTAACCGGTGGAAATGGAAGCGGGAAAGAATTAGTTGCTCGATGGTTGCATGAAAAAAGTAATCGTGCGAATGCTCCGTTGATTGAAGTGAACTGTGCTGCCATTCCAAGTGAGTTAATCGAAAGTGAATTGTTTGGTCACGAAAAAGGTGCATTTACCTCGGCTATAAGTCAGCGTAAAGGAAAGTTTGAGCAAGCTGAAGGCGGAACGTTGTTTATGGATGAGATTGGAGATATGAGTTTGTCGGCTCAGGCAAAAGTATTGCGTGCTTTGCAAGAAAACAAAATTACGCGTGTAGGAGGAGAGAAGGAAATTAAGGTAAATGTGAGAGTTGTTGCAGCTACCAACAAAGATTTACAGAAAGAAATTGCTGCCGGAAATTTCCGGGAAGATTTATATCATCGTTTGAGTGTTATTTTGATTCATGTACCTTCTTTGAACGAACGCAAAGAGGATATTCCATTATTAGCAGAACACTTCTTAAAAATGATTTGTGAAGATCATGGTATGCCGAGCAAGAGTTTTACAAAAGATGCGATTAAAGAGTTGCAAAAAATTAATTGGACAGGTAATATACGTGAATTCAGAAACGTGGTAGAACGCTTGATTATATTATGTGATAAAACAATTACGGACAAAGATGTAATTGCGTATGCACGTCCGTTAAAAGGATAG
- a CDS encoding nucleotide sugar dehydrogenase gives MIQKLKNKEAKIAVIGLGYVGLPIALAFAKKVKVIGFDINEERVKMMQNNIDPSQELTSKDFEGCDIEFTASIDVLKSANFFIVAVPTPIDEHNLPDLKPLIGASRSVGKALKKGDYVVYESTVYPGCTEEDCIPVLEEVSGLKFKSDFKVGYSPERINPGDKEHTITKILKVVSGCDEESLEVIAETYKIIVEPGVHKASSIKVAEAAKIIENTQRDVNIALMNELSIIFSRIGINTYDVLEAAGTKWNFLKFSPGLVGGHCIGVDPYYLTYKAEELGYHARVINSGRYVNDSMGFYVAKQTVKKIIAAKKNLTESRVLVMGATFKENVSDVRNSKVSDVIKEFKSFGVQVDVVDPYADSDELKHEYGFELVKSIGKGYDAVVVAVNHKEYIGLDEAYYKTILSEGGILVDVKGILKGKIKNLSYWSL, from the coding sequence ATGATTCAAAAATTAAAAAACAAAGAAGCAAAAATTGCAGTTATCGGATTAGGGTATGTTGGATTACCTATCGCCCTTGCTTTTGCAAAAAAAGTAAAAGTAATTGGTTTCGATATCAATGAAGAACGTGTAAAGATGATGCAAAACAACATCGATCCGTCTCAAGAATTAACATCGAAAGATTTTGAAGGATGTGATATTGAATTTACCGCCTCTATTGATGTTTTAAAATCTGCTAACTTTTTTATTGTTGCTGTCCCTACTCCTATTGACGAGCACAACCTGCCGGATTTAAAACCACTTATTGGAGCATCTCGCTCTGTTGGTAAAGCATTAAAAAAAGGCGACTATGTTGTTTATGAATCTACTGTTTATCCAGGTTGTACTGAAGAAGATTGTATACCAGTATTAGAAGAAGTTTCAGGCTTGAAATTCAAATCTGATTTTAAAGTAGGCTACTCTCCGGAACGTATTAACCCCGGTGATAAAGAACATACCATTACAAAAATTTTAAAAGTAGTGTCAGGTTGTGATGAAGAATCATTAGAAGTTATTGCAGAAACCTATAAAATTATTGTTGAGCCAGGTGTTCACAAAGCTTCGTCCATTAAAGTAGCGGAAGCAGCAAAAATTATTGAAAACACACAACGCGATGTAAATATTGCTTTGATGAATGAATTATCCATTATTTTCAGTCGTATCGGAATAAACACCTATGATGTGTTAGAAGCGGCCGGCACCAAATGGAATTTCTTAAAGTTTTCACCCGGATTAGTTGGTGGACATTGCATCGGTGTGGATCCATATTATTTAACTTATAAAGCTGAAGAATTAGGTTACCACGCCAGAGTGATTAACTCAGGACGATATGTAAACGACTCAATGGGTTTTTATGTAGCAAAACAAACTGTAAAGAAAATTATTGCTGCTAAAAAGAACCTAACTGAATCTCGCGTACTTGTTATGGGCGCTACATTTAAAGAAAATGTAAGTGATGTCCGCAACTCTAAAGTATCTGACGTAATCAAAGAATTTAAATCATTCGGTGTTCAGGTGGATGTTGTTGATCCCTACGCTGATTCTGATGAATTAAAACACGAATATGGTTTTGAGTTAGTAAAATCTATTGGCAAAGGATACGATGCGGTTGTTGTAGCAGTTAATCACAAAGAATATATCGGTTTAGATGAAGCCTATTACAAAACCATCCTTTCTGAAGGTGGAATCTTGGTAGATGTAAAAGGAATTCTAAAAGGAAAGATCAAAAACCTATCTTATTGGAGTTTGTAA
- a CDS encoding N-acetyltransferase: protein MSKEYYNHETAIIDEGCKIGKGTKIWHFSHIMPNCTLGENCNIGQNVVISPEVVLGKNVKVQNNVSIYTGVTCDDDVFLGPSMVFTNVINPRSAINRKSEYAKTHVGKGASIGANATIVCGHDIGEYAFIDAGAVVTKNIQPFSLWVGNPAKQMGWISEYGHRLQFDKEGIAACIESKEKYKLENGKVTKL from the coding sequence ATGAGTAAAGAATATTATAATCACGAAACAGCCATTATTGACGAAGGTTGTAAAATAGGGAAAGGAACCAAAATATGGCATTTCTCTCATATTATGCCCAATTGTACCTTGGGTGAAAATTGCAACATTGGTCAAAATGTAGTGATCTCTCCTGAAGTGGTGTTGGGCAAGAATGTAAAAGTTCAAAACAATGTATCCATTTACACCGGAGTTACTTGTGATGACGATGTTTTTTTAGGCCCATCGATGGTGTTTACAAATGTCATTAATCCGCGAAGTGCAATTAATCGTAAAAGCGAATATGCAAAAACACACGTGGGTAAAGGTGCTTCCATTGGTGCAAATGCTACAATTGTTTGTGGACATGATATTGGTGAATACGCCTTTATCGATGCGGGAGCTGTGGTAACTAAAAATATTCAGCCTTTCTCTTTATGGGTCGGAAATCCGGCTAAACAAATGGGATGGATTAGCGAATATGGACATCGATTACAATTTGACAAAGAAGGAATTGCTGCATGCATAGAAAGCAAAGAAAAATATAAATTGGAGAATGGTAAAGTAACAAAACTATGA
- a CDS encoding capsular biosynthesis protein: MGLFNIFRKKPKRLSTPVDLSVLGTDIHSHFIPGIDDGAKTMNDSLQMIAEMQQLGYKKIITSPHTMSDYYRNTSEIILSGRDQVKQELTKAEINIEFDAVSEYYLDYDLEKKLDDGPLLTFGNKHLLFEISYMNPPDNLFHLIFKMQLQGYKPVLAHPERYNFWHKEFDKYEAFIDKGVLLQMNINSLTGYYSLGTKIVAEQMIDKNMISFVGTDCHHMGHINLLKQVVYEPHLEKLINSGTLLNKTL; the protein is encoded by the coding sequence ATGGGACTCTTTAACATATTTCGTAAAAAACCAAAACGACTTTCTACTCCTGTAGATTTATCCGTATTGGGTACTGATATCCACTCCCATTTTATTCCAGGAATTGATGACGGTGCTAAAACCATGAACGATAGCCTTCAGATGATTGCTGAAATGCAACAACTTGGTTATAAAAAAATTATTACTTCCCCACATACAATGAGCGATTATTATCGCAACACTTCTGAAATCATTTTATCTGGCAGAGATCAAGTGAAACAAGAATTAACAAAAGCTGAAATCAACATTGAATTTGATGCCGTTTCGGAATACTACCTCGATTACGATTTAGAAAAAAAACTGGATGATGGTCCACTTTTAACTTTTGGAAATAAACATTTATTGTTCGAGATTTCATACATGAACCCTCCTGACAATTTATTTCATCTTATTTTTAAAATGCAACTACAAGGCTACAAACCAGTGCTTGCACATCCCGAACGCTATAATTTCTGGCACAAGGAGTTTGATAAATACGAAGCATTTATTGATAAAGGAGTTTTACTTCAAATGAATATTAATTCCCTTACCGGATATTATTCCTTAGGAACTAAAATAGTTGCAGAACAAATGATTGACAAAAACATGATTTCATTTGTCGGCACAGATTGCCATCACATGGGCCATATTAACTTATTAAAACAAGTTGTTTACGAACCTCATTTAGAAAAATTAATCAATAGCGGAACCTTACTTAATAAAACATTATAA